Proteins encoded by one window of Cydia splendana chromosome 14, ilCydSple1.2, whole genome shotgun sequence:
- the LOC134797121 gene encoding heme transporter hrg1-A-like has protein sequence MLRTKIHIVLSAIGVFLGLSAFICFCIVYANIEAGMWALLSGIHAGLTLMLHCHYLKDSLHVNFSRKALQYIGDFGMFGLIAGIALTLFYIFLEIYYGADVMPIDTSIVIRMVWSFMMMKWGGMLYYFTRSYLRTYNDHQLFSEAHIEET, from the exons ATGCTGCGAACAAAGATTCACATAGTTTTAAGTGCAATCGGTGTATTTTTAGGATTGTCAGCATTTATATGTTTTTGCATTGTTTACGCTAACATAGAGGCTGGAATGTGGGCGTTATTATCCG GTATCCATGCCGGCTTGACCCTGATGCTGCATTGTCACTACCTGAAGGACTCTCTCCATGTCAACTTCTCCCGCAAAGCGCTCCAATACATTGGAGACTTTGGCATGTTTGGCCTCATTGCTGGAATAGCCCTTACGCTGTTCTATATTTTTCTGGAGATCTATTATGGAGCTG ATGTAATGCCAATAGACACCAGTATAGTAATCCGTATGGTGTGGTCGTTCATGATGATGAAATGGGGCGGTATGCTGTACTACTTCACCAGGTCCTACTTGCGGACGTACAACGATCATCAGCTGTTCTCGGAAGCTCATATTGAGGAGACGTAA
- the LOC134797115 gene encoding uncharacterized protein LOC134797115, which produces MSRVNQAQMKKLLDLLSEDGVLVNGKVSYSSTNKQIFWKQIALQLNSVDGGVYKNTWKWCKMWADWKNKTKKKANILLRKKHYNYSQQVAPLNNLELRLLKMINYPLDDKTDVSDLEMINKVELPEPTPEEITDFLTEGYEAPLSPDRNMSSDEEDNTVLGKFARNKDTFCNVDNILGDGDSKSELDGESLKAEKKVKIKGKKYKKLKTSLEEFKLKSTLALEKEKVQQKSEELRLRALELKLKGEELRLREIEMNKINYLTNIEEEKLKCFKDISASLKELLDRTRNGNVRFHNVL; this is translated from the exons ATGAGTCGAGTAAACCAGGCTCAAATGAAGAAATTACTCGATCTTCTGAGCGAAGATGGGGTTTTAGTCAACGGAAAGGTTTCGTACTCTAGCACCAATAAGCAGATTTTCTGGAAACAAATTGCTTTGCAGTTAAACTCTGTGGATGGAGgggtttacaaaaatacctgGAAATGGTGTAAG ATGTGGGCCGACtggaaaaacaaaacaaaaaagaaagcAAATATCCTGCTGCGGAAGAAACACTATAACTACAGTCAGCAGGTTGCTCCGCTCAATAATCTAGAGTTAAGGCTACTGAAGATGATCAACTACCCTCTGGATGATAAGACAGATGTATCAGATCTGGAAATG ATCAACAAAGTAGAGCTACCAGAACCTACTCCAGAagaaataacggattttttgaCCGAAGGCTATGAAGCTCCTTTGAGTCCTGATCGTAATATGTCCTCGGATGAAGAAGACAATACAGTTTTAGGCAAGTTTGCTAGGAACAAGGACACATTTTGTAATGTTGATAATATACTAGGAG ATGGTGACAGCAAATCAGAACTTGATGGAGAGTCTTTAAAAGCTGAAAAgaaagtaaaaattaaag gaaaaaaatacaaaaaattaaaaacatccTTAGAAGAATTTAAACTAAAATCGACACTAGCTTTAgagaaagaaaaagttcaacaGAAGAGTGAAGAATTAAGACTGCGGGCATTAGAGCTAAAACTTAAAGGAGAAGAGTTGAGGTTGCGGGAAATTGAGATGAACAAAATAAACTATTTGACCAATATTGAAGAGGAGAAACTGAAATGCTTTAAGGATATTTCTGCTTCATTAAAAGA